The following proteins are co-located in the Neodiprion virginianus isolate iyNeoVirg1 chromosome 6, iyNeoVirg1.1, whole genome shotgun sequence genome:
- the LOC124307139 gene encoding elongator complex protein 4 isoform X2, producing MPSFSFRRAFLHWTIFRNCTIITGGGLPVGTIILIEEDTYGSYGRIILKYFMAEGVVSSHQLLVASQDLKPTQLVAELPAVAVDSITCPPPQDEKMQIAWRYQNMRKIDTSPTGGQPFGHYYDLTKTINKNIVEAASIKHWDGSDVRYTAESFGNNAYVDLLKTVQESIKDGQFSISSEPEKRNILRIAIHSLGSRLWLNEREETMTGDLLKFFYCLKSLLRNAYAVAMVTIPAHHFDNSDAVVERTEHLSDIALRLESFAGSAKEANPIFSDYHGLLHIRKLGALNSLAPHYPESVDLAFKLRRKKFVVEVLHLPPELPGTAQREQDEIVPLARDCSSGARKSRLDF from the exons ATGCCCAGCTTCTCGTTTCGACGGGCGTTCCTTCATTGGACCAT TTTTCGAAACTGTACTATAATTACAGGTGGTGGTCTGCCCGTGGGAACGATCATCCTCATAG AGGAGGATACCTATGGCAGCTATGGTAGAATTATTCTCAAATATTTCATGGCGGAGGGTGTTGTTTCCTCTCACCAGCTTCTTGTTGCATCCCAGGATCTGAAACCAACACAGCTTGTGGCTGAATTGCCAGCAGTTGCGGTCGACTCAATCACCTGTCCACCGCCACAGGATGAAAAGATGCAAATAGCTTGGAGATACCAAAATATGAGGAAAATCGATACCTCACCAACAGGAGGACAGCCCTTTGGACACTATTATGACCTCACTAAAACTATCAACAAGAATATTGTAGAAGCAGCCAGCATCAAACACTGGGATGGAAGTGATGTGAGATACACGGCAGAATCCTTTGGAAACAATGCTTATGTTGATCTGCTAAAAACTGTTCAGGAAAGCATAAAAGATGGCCAATTCTCAATTTCAAGCGAaccagaaaaaagaaatattcttaGGATAGCAATTCATTCCTTGGGTTCAAGACTCTGGTTAAATGAGAGAGAAGAAACTATGACCGGTGACCTTTTGAAATTCTTCTATTGCCTAAAATCTCTTCTTAGGAACGCATATGCGGTTGCTATGGTCACAATTCCAGCTCATCACTTTGACAACTCC GATGCAGTGGTAGAGCGGACAGAACACTTGTCAGACATAGCATTGAGGCTGGAGTCTTTTGCTGGATCAGCTAAAGAGGCGAATCCTATATTCAGCGATTATCACGGCCTATTACACATCCGGAAGTTGGGAGCGCTGAATTCCTTGGCACCCCATTACCCAGAATCCGTGGATCTTGCTTTTAAGCTTCGTCGGAAAAAATTCGTTGTTGAG GTGCTACATCTACCTCCGGAATTGCCAGGTACTGCTCAAAGGGAACAAGACGAAATTGTGCCATTAGCTAGGGACTGTAGCAGTGGGGCAAGAAAAAGTCGATTGGACTTTTGA
- the LOC124307256 gene encoding platelet binding protein GspB-like, translating to MQGRITRGYFIVVALFLACCWMNPNDAIPHQIRSRTKKQVSHQVNHRSAANTASLSYDALGHLDLRRDQKSVLPGGREKWRSLKRTLSSGEFPWTVMEPLKVQAKNCTEPHNSDDRYSSSFNVNSTVKSIYAGNDFEIAGEAETKRTSSVHVGEDITLCWIETTTIKEDHHMHPVQRQVLREYTISFENAATIPERYLECIQLEGEVDSTDSSFPKSTLFEVVDENTRHSRVVNFTTVSHTDDLTVWQHKRVQCGVGPVVTKNIIEWAAERAEHPKRRIEIKVSPKIHRLTAVPTETEPCTTDLIDWQVTSTTTSSFIVDCGLGSTCESYSDCAEENCGYSSTSEVDVSNDLWQEQATTASTTLSNSSESETSVTTTTEVSTAMSSISYNQDCSPGSTCESYSDCADKNCGYSSIFETDVTDDLRQEQATTASITLSDSSESETSVTTTTEVSTAMSSISYNQDCGPGSTCESYSDCADENCGYSSIFETDVTDDLRQEQATTASITLSDSSESETSVTTTTEVSTAMSSISYNQDCGPGSTCESYSDCADENCGYSSIFETDVTDDLRQEQATTASITLSDSSESETSVTTTTEVSTAMSSISYNQDCDPGSTCESYSDCADENCGYSSIFETDVTDDLRQEQATTASITLSDSSESETSVTTTTEVSTAMSSISYNQDCGPGSTCESYSDCADENCGYSSIFETDVTDDLRQEQATTASITLSDSSESETSVTTTTEVSTAMSSISYNQDCDPGSTCESYSDCADENCGYSSIFETDVTDDLRQEQATTASITLLDSSESETSVTTTTEVSTAMSSNSYNQDCSPGSTCESYSDCADENCGYSSIFETDVTDDLRQEQATTASITLSDSSESETSVTTTTEVSTAMSSISYNQDCSPGSTCESYSDCADENCGYSSISEIDVTDDLRQEQATTASITLSDSSESETSVTTTTEVSTAMSSISYNQDCGPESTCESYSDCADENCGYSSISETDVTDDLRQEQATTASITLSDSSESEILVTTTTEVSTAMSSNSYNQDCGPGSTCESYSDCADENCGYSSISETDVTDDFRQEQATTASITLSDSSESETSVTTTTEVSTAMSSISYNQDCGPGSTCESYSDCADENCGYSSISETDVTDDFRQEQATTASITLSDSSESETSVTTTTEVSTAMSSISYNQDCGPESTCESYSDCADENCGYSSISEIDVTDDLRQEQATTASITLSDSSESESETSVTTTTEVSTAMSSISYNQDCGPGSTCESYSDCAHENCGYSSISEIDVTDDLRQEQATTASITLSDSSESEILVTTTTEVSTAMSSNSYNQYCSPGSTCESYSDCADENCGYPSISEIDVTDDLRHEPTTAAYITSLNSLESETSVTAFTEASTAMFSIANNEHKIVNYLPPPVFERPTPMTDQPIDPSEATTASLASLYDIPNAGFDKLTTTSFHEITTSALSNVKSPEFTDDISILGVTMNHDIVHDVETGDQTVDFSPANDDSYFSPSDSDETSKSNASDETSVSCESGGSCVHSILFERTTNSWEDETSIETETRRDGKKTNIEQLPVTLTTDTGYIQITKFGSYDSVEYLADKNVASTTKTGETYNGDEFSPRVTIVGLLDFESNRATQLPSCDSNSENCSYTRESTNSSCDKESGGCSPDNLKICDSDSTGSCASPQHARDFPELPSMTSSTPIEVSNTSTTMNDVPTINLKQRHKLGLRIKILLEHVDDNKEKQKLVEVNKHLLFREQADEQTDQTLINQIGALNNNIDIQTVQALFNCSTVEKLTGDLGNISAEYLALHGGAKNIGVNNSRNSHWRKKRDVSSLSKRDVDSNLKMSLPEIVADIHAGLDHVMSQIPSEHAVVKWSGRMIENEIPQSHILELISNPQDNRIHARIKRNIGIHDVAINEKDMPKDLQEVGHWSTEGVRRGLNSGYVRTLTEFTIYRGP from the exons ATGCAGGGACGAATCACCCGTGGATATTTTATAGTAGTAGCACTGTTTCTG GCTTGCTGCTGGATGAATCCGAATGACGCGATCCCGCACCAAATACGTTCACGTACAAAAAAGCAG GTAAGTCATCAGGTCAACCACAGGTCAGCTGCAAATACAGCGAGCCTGTCTTACGATGCACTTGGACATTTGGACCTAAGACGAGACCAGAAGTCGGTACTACCTGGTGGCCGTGAGAAATGGAGGTCCTTGAAACGAACGCTGAGTTCAGGAG AGTTTCCGTGGACGGTGATGGAACCGTTGAAAGTACAGGCGAAAAACTGCACCGAACCCCATAACTCGGATGACAGATATTCGAGCAGCTTCAACGTGAATTCGACAGTTAAATCTATCTACGCTGGTAACGATTTTGAAATAGCAGGTGAAGCCGAGACGAAAAGAACCAGCAGCGTACACGTTGGCGAGGATATCACGCTGTGTTGGATAGAGACTACGACCATCAAGGAGGACCACCACATGCATCCAGTGCAGAGACAAGTGCTCAGAGAGTACACTATATCCTTCGAGAATGCTGCAACCATACCAGAACGGTATCTTGAATGTATTCAGCTGGAGGGCGAGGTCGATTCAACGGACAGCAGCTTTCCAAAATCGACCTTGTTCGAAGTGGTGGATGAAAACACTCGGCATAGTCGTGTAGTCAACTTTACTACGGTGAGTCACACCGACGACTTAACCGTATGGCAGCACAAGCGAGTCCAGTGCGGAGTAGGCCCAGTTGTCACCAAAAACATCATTGAGTGGGCCGCGGAACGAGCGGAACATCCGAAGAGGAGAATCGAGATCAAGGTCAGTCCCAAGATCCACCGACTCACCGCTGTTCCCACCGAGACCGAACCCTGCACAACGGACCTCATAGACTGGCAAGTCACGTCAACCACCACTTCTTCCTTCATCGTGGACTGTGGCCTAGGATCAACCTGCGAGAGCTACAGCGACTGCGCCGAAGAAAACTGTGGCTATTCTTCGACTTCTGAGGTAGACGTGTCTAACGATCTTTGGCAGGAACAAGCTACCACAGCATCCACAACACTCTCGAATAGTTCGGAATCGGAAACTTCAGTGACTACGACCACCGAAGTCTCAACAGCAATGTCGTCAATCTCGTATAACCAAGACTGCAGCCCAGGATCGACCTGCGAGAGCTACAGCGACTGCGCCGACAAAAACTGTGGCTATTCTTCGATTTTTGAGACAGACGTGACTGATGATCTTCGGCAGGAACAAGCTACCACGGCTTCCATAACACTCTCGGATAGTTCGGAATCAGAAACGTCAGTGACTACGACCACCGAAGTCTCAACTGCGATGTCGTCAATCTCGTATAACCAAGACTGTGGCCCAGGATCGACCTGCGAGAGCTACAGCGACTGCGCCGACGAAAACTGTGGCTATTCTTCGATTTTTGAGACAGACGTGACTGATGATCTTCGGCAGGAACAAGCTACCACGGCTTCCATAACACTCTCGGATAGTTCGGAATCAGAAACGTCAGTGACTACGACCACCGAAGTCTCAACTGCGATGTCGTCAATCTCGTATAACCAAGACTGTGGCCCAGGATCGACCTGCGAGAGCTACAGCGACTGCGCCGACGAAAACTGTGGCTATTCTTCGATTTTTGAGACAGACGTGACTGATGATCTTCGGCAGGAACAAGCTACCACGGCTTCCATAACACTCTCGGATAGTTCGGAATCAGAAACGTCAGTGACTACGACCACCGAAGTCTCAACTGCGATGTCGTCAATCTCGTATAACCAAGACTGTGACCCAGGATCGACCTGCGAGAGCTACAGCGACTGCGCCGACGAAAATTGTGGCTATTCTTCGATTTTTGAGACAGACGTGACTGATGATCTTCGGCAGGAACAAGCTACCACGGCTTCCATAACACTCTCGGATAGTTCGGAATCAGAAACGTCAGTGACTACGACCACCGAAGTCTCAACTGCGATGTCGTCAATCTCGTATAACCAAGACTGTGGCCCAGGATCGACCTGCGAGAGCTACAGCGACTGCGCCGACGAAAACTGTGGCTATTCTTCGATTTTTGAGACAGACGTGACTGATGATCTTCGGCAGGAACAAGCTACCACGGCTTCCATAACACTCTCGGATAGTTCGGAATCAGAAACGTCAGTGACTACGACCACCGAAGTCTCAACTGCGATGTCGTCAATCTCGTATAACCAAGACTGTGACCCAGGATCGACCTGCGAGAGCTACAGCGACTGCGCCGACGAAAACTGTGGCTATTCTTCGATTTTTGAGACAGACGTGACTGATGATCTTCGGCAGGAACAAGCTACCACGGCTTCCATAACACTCTTGGATAGTTCGGAATCGGAAACGTCAGTGACTACGACCACCGAAGTCTCAACTGCAATGTCTTCAAACTCGTATAACCAAGACTGCAGCCCAGGGTCGACCTGCGAGAGCTACAGCGACTGCGCCGACGAAAATTGTGGCTATTCTTCGATTTTTGAGACAGACGTGACTGATGATCTTCGGCAGGAACAAGCTACCACGGCTTCCATAACACTCTCGGATAGTTCGGAATCGGAAACGTCAGTGACTACGACCACCGAAGTCTCAACTGCAATGTCGTCAATCTCGTATAACCAAGACTGTAGCCCAGGATCGACCTGCGAGAGCTACAGCGACTGCGCCGACGAAAACTGTGGCTATTCTTCGATTTCTGAGATAGACGTGACTGATGATCTTCGGCAGGAACAAGCTACCACGGCTTCCATAACACTCTCGGATAGTTCGGAATCGGAAACGTCAGTGACTACGACCACCGAAGTCTCAACTGCGATGTCGTCAATCTCGTATAACCAAGACTGTGGCCCAGAATCGACCTGCGAGAGCTACAGCGACTGCGCCGACGAAAACTGTGGCTATTCTTCGATTTCTGAGACAGACGTGACTGATGATCTTCGGCAGGAACAAGCTACCACGGCATCCATAACACTCTCGGATAGTTCGGAATCGGAAATTTTAGTGACTACGACCACCGAAGTCTCAACTGCAATGTCTTCAAACTCGTATAACCAAGACTGTGGCCCAGGATCGACCTGCGAGAGCTACAGCGACTGCGCCGACGAAAACTGTGGCTATTCTTCGATTTCTGAGACAGACGTGACTGATGATTTTCGGCAGGAACAAGCTACCACGGCTTCCATAACACTCTCGGATAGTTCGGAATCGGAAACGTCAGTGACTACGACCACCGAAGTCTCAACTGCGATGTCGTCAATCTCGTATAACCAAGACTGTGGCCCAGGATCGACCTGCGAGAGCTACAGCGACTGCGCCGACGAAAACTGTGGCTATTCTTCGATTTCTGAGACAGACGTGACTGATGATTTTCGGCAGGAACAAGCTACCACGGCATCCATAACACTCTCGGATAGTTCGGAATCGGAAACGTCAGTGACTACGACCACCGAAGTCTCAACTGCGATGTCGTCAATCTCGTATAACCAAGACTGTGGCCCAGAATCGACCTGCGAGAGCTACAGCGACTGCGCCGACGAAAACTGTGGCTATTCTTCGATTTCTGAGATAGACGTGACTGATGATCTTCGGCAGGAACAAGCTACCACGGCATCCATAACACTCTCGGATAGTTCGGAATCGGAA TCGGAAACGTCAGTGACTACGACCACCGAAGTCTCAACTGCAATGTCGTCAATCTCGTATAATCAAGACTGTGGCCCAGGATCGACCTGCGAGAGCTACAGCGACTGCGCCCACGAAAACTGTGGCTATTCTTCGATTTCTGAGATAGACGTGACTGACGATCTTCGGCAGGAACAAGCTACCACGGCATCCATAACACTCTCGGATAGTTCGGAATCGGAAATTTTAGTGACTACGACCACCGAAGTCTCAACTGCAATGTCTTCAAACTCGTATAACCAATACTGCAGCCCAGGGTCGACCTGCGAGAGCTACAGCGACTGCGCCGACGAAAACTGTGGCTATCCTTCGATTTCTGAGATAGACGTGACTGATGATCTTAGGCACGAACCAACTACCGCGGCTTATATAACATCTTTGAATAGTTTGGAATCGGAAACTTCAGTTACTGCCTTCACCGAAGCCTCAACGGCGATGTTCTCAATTGCGAATAACGAACACAAAATCGTTAACTATCTTCCACCTCCTGTCTTCGAAAGACCCACACCAATGACTGATCAGCCTATCGATCCTTCTGAAGCGACCACCGCGTCACTTGCATCATTGTATGACATTCCGAACGCCGGCTTTGACAAACTCACCACAACGTCCTTTCACGAAATCACGACCTCAGCGCTATCAAACGTCAAGTCACCTGAATTCACAGACGACATCTCGATCTTGGGCGTGACGATGAATCACGATATAGTACACGATGTAGAGACCGGTGATCAGACGGTGGATTTCTCGCCAGCTAATGATGATTCGTATTTCAGCCCTAGCGATTCAGATGAAACAAGCAAATCGAACGCTTCTGACGAAACATCAGTGTCCTGTGAAAGTGGGGGGTCCTGCGTTCATTCGATACTCTTTGAGCGAACAACAAACTCTTGGGAAGACGAAACCAGCATTGAGACCGAAACCCGTAGAGACGGCAAAAAGACTAATATTGAACAACTTCCCGTGACTTTGACGACCGACACCGGCTACATTCAGATTACGAAATTCGGCAGTTATGATAGTGTGGAATACCTTGCTGACAAAAATGTGGCGTCCACCACTAAGACCGGCGAAACTTATAATGGAGACGAGTTTTCGCCACGCGTGACGATTGTTGGTTTGCTAGATTTCGAAAGTAATCGAGCGACTCAGTTACCTTCTTGCGATTCTAACTCAGAAAATTGCAGTTATACTAGGGAAAGCACCAACTCATCTTGCGACAAAGAGTCTGGTGGCTGCTCTCCAGACAACTTAAAAATCTGTGACAGTGATTCAACTGGCAGTTGTGCTTCACCACAGCACGCTCGAGATTTCCCTGAATTACCATCAATGACAAGCTCAACCCCCATTGAAGTCAGTAACACTTCAACGACCATGAATGATGTACCAACAATTAATTTAAAGCAGAGACACAAGTTGGGACTGAGGATCAAGATACTGCTTGAGCATGTAGATGACAATAAAGAGAAGCAGAAGCTAGTTGAGGTCAATAAGCATTTACTGTTTCGTGAGCAGGCGGATGAACAAACGGACCAGACACTGATTAATCAAATCGGGGCGTTGAACAACAATATTGACATTCAGACCGTCCAAGCATTATTCAATTGTTCGACTGTAGAAAAGCTCACTGGAGATCTGGGTAATATTTCAGCTGAATATCTCGCGTTGCACGGTGGAGCCAAAAATATAGGCGTTAACAATTCCAGGAACTCACACTGGCGCAAGAAAAGGGACGTGAGTTCACTGTCCAAACGAGACGTggattcaaatttgaaaatgagtCTGCCAGAAATAGTCGCTGATATTCATGCCGGATTGGATCACGTTATGAGTCAAATACCGTCAGAACACGCAGTGGTTAAATGGAGCGGAAGAATGATAGAAAACGAGATCCCACAATCTCACATACTGGAACTCATATCGAATCCGCAGGATAATCGCATCCACGCTAGAATTAAAAGAAACATAGGTATCCATGATGTAGcaattaatgaaaaagataTGCCGAAAGACCTTCAGGAAGTTGGTCACTGGTCCACCGAGGGAGTAAGAAGGGGATTGAACAGCGGTTACGTTCGGACTCTCACTGAGTTTACTATTTACAGGGGTCCATAA
- the LOC124308112 gene encoding uncharacterized protein LOC124308112, which produces MSFETWKIVTSVSAVQVLSECVFFAQGIFASEEKSHEETELDWIRICVPLFYAVTRHISEACWRWIIGGYGGRVTTILGITTVAVSVIAASCQEILAGNVAYVVLGGIGMGLVRLQIKLMKLHSGTAEWKLMGTGVSGIGLSLWPLIACLFIRKLGPKYALLVLSGITLHAVPLALLVKPKAIIACEEDEPQNPDEGIATVSITPAVPETLPSLEQYRMAYQLIEYDSYVVRPPYYVEVLPGIPEESEYESDHDQDEENQTAVVLNAEESGVRVNGGVRQEERHRRESHLQEKTRDINLKGIDVLPKGVELTPFTYSLFVANVLLRLGDQFGVAVVVSILPVFASQLLPGLRVEETAFLVSLCGFSRTLTELPLVALYQKSGKSQFVFLGGPFFASVGLYLTWIARTLDAMTLASFGLGIGSGAASAALQVLTPRECPRISDAADIVVGVALLATIPLTRIFILGNAIQACFLMAAWIYAAAAITSGFNFRRRT; this is translated from the exons ATGTCGTTCGAGACTTGGAAGATCGTTACATCGGTGTCGGCGGTCCAG GTGCTGAGTGAGTGCGTGTTCTTCGCCCAAGGAATCTTTGCCAGCGAAGAAAAAAGTCACGAGGAAACGGAACTGGACTGGATTCGAATATGCGTGCCCCTCTTCTACGCCGTCACACGTCACATATCTG AGGCATGCTGGAGATGGATCATCGGGGGTTACGGGGGTCGGGTAACGACGATCCTTGGAATCACAACGGTTGCCGTTTCCGTCATCGCTGCATCGTGCCAGGAGATCCTCGCCGGAAACGTGGCCTATGTTGTTCTGGGGGGAATAGGCATGGGCCTCGTTCGTCTCCAGATCAAGCTAATGAAGTTGCATTCGG GTACAGCAGAATGGAAGCTTATGGGCACCGGTGTTTCGGGAATCGGTCTTTCGCTGTGGCCGCTAATAGCGTGCCTCTTCATCCGCAAGCTTGGACCCAAGTACGCGCTATTGGTTCTGAGCGGAATAACCCTGCATGCGGTGCCACTGGCTCTGCTGGTAAAACCAAAGGCAATAATTGCTTGCGAGGAGGACGAACCGCAGAATCCAGACGAGGGTATCGCGACAGTGTCCAT CACACCCGCGGTTCCTGAAACGCTTCCAAGTCTGGAGCAGTACAGGATGGCTTATCAGCTAATCGAGTACGATTCGTACGTAGTCCGGCCTCCCTATTACGTTGAGGTGCTTCCGGGTATTCCCGAGGAATCGGAATACGAGAGTGATCATGACCAGGACGAAGAGAACCAGACAGCGGTGGTTCTGAATGCTGAAGAATCGGGCGTCCGGGTGAACGGGGGCGTCCGTCAGGAGGAAAGACACCGACGGGAATCGCACCTCCAAGAGAAAACGCGAGATATTAACTTGAAGGGAATCGACGTCCTGCCGAAAGGCGTCGAGTTAACACCTTTCACATACTCGCTTTTTGTCGCCAACGTTCTACTCCGACTGGGAGACCAGTTCGGCGTTGCGGTTGTCGTTTCCATACTGCCAGTCTTCGCGAGCCAGCTTCTGCCCGGCCTCAGGGTCGAAGAGACAGCCTTTCTCGTGAGCCTCTGTGGCTTCTCCAGGACTTTAACTGAGCTACCGCTCGTCGCTCTGTACCAGAAGTCCGGAAAATCGCAATTCGTCTTTCTTGGCGGGCCCTTCTTTGCCTCCGTTGGTCTTTATT tAACATGGATTGCGAGGACTTTGGATGCCATGACACTGGCAAGTTTTGGCCTTGGTATTGGAAGCGGAGCAGCCTCTGCAGCTCTTCAGGTCCTGACGCCAAGAGAATGTCCAAGAATATCTGATGCTGCTGATATCGTTGTCGGTGTCGCTCTCCTAGCCACAATACCCTTGACAC GCATTTTTATCCTTGGAAACGCTATTCAAGCCTGCTTCTTAATGGCTGCGTGGATATACGCCGCTGCAGCTATTACCTCAGGGTTCAATTTTCGAAGGAGAACTTGA
- the LOC124307139 gene encoding elongator complex protein 4 isoform X1, translated as MTSSIQLAKSKIPFVPGTKPSIQNAQLLVSTGVPSLDHVIGGGLPVGTIILIEEDTYGSYGRIILKYFMAEGVVSSHQLLVASQDLKPTQLVAELPAVAVDSITCPPPQDEKMQIAWRYQNMRKIDTSPTGGQPFGHYYDLTKTINKNIVEAASIKHWDGSDVRYTAESFGNNAYVDLLKTVQESIKDGQFSISSEPEKRNILRIAIHSLGSRLWLNEREETMTGDLLKFFYCLKSLLRNAYAVAMVTIPAHHFDNSDAVVERTEHLSDIALRLESFAGSAKEANPIFSDYHGLLHIRKLGALNSLAPHYPESVDLAFKLRRKKFVVEVLHLPPELPGTAQREQDEIVPLARDCSSGARKSRLDF; from the exons ATGACAAGTAGTATTCAGCTTGCTAAAAGTAAAATCCCTTTTGTGCCAGGAACAAAGCCTTCAATCCAGAATGCCCAGCTTCTCGTTTCGACGGGCGTTCCTTCATTGGACCATGTAATCg GTGGTGGTCTGCCCGTGGGAACGATCATCCTCATAG AGGAGGATACCTATGGCAGCTATGGTAGAATTATTCTCAAATATTTCATGGCGGAGGGTGTTGTTTCCTCTCACCAGCTTCTTGTTGCATCCCAGGATCTGAAACCAACACAGCTTGTGGCTGAATTGCCAGCAGTTGCGGTCGACTCAATCACCTGTCCACCGCCACAGGATGAAAAGATGCAAATAGCTTGGAGATACCAAAATATGAGGAAAATCGATACCTCACCAACAGGAGGACAGCCCTTTGGACACTATTATGACCTCACTAAAACTATCAACAAGAATATTGTAGAAGCAGCCAGCATCAAACACTGGGATGGAAGTGATGTGAGATACACGGCAGAATCCTTTGGAAACAATGCTTATGTTGATCTGCTAAAAACTGTTCAGGAAAGCATAAAAGATGGCCAATTCTCAATTTCAAGCGAaccagaaaaaagaaatattcttaGGATAGCAATTCATTCCTTGGGTTCAAGACTCTGGTTAAATGAGAGAGAAGAAACTATGACCGGTGACCTTTTGAAATTCTTCTATTGCCTAAAATCTCTTCTTAGGAACGCATATGCGGTTGCTATGGTCACAATTCCAGCTCATCACTTTGACAACTCC GATGCAGTGGTAGAGCGGACAGAACACTTGTCAGACATAGCATTGAGGCTGGAGTCTTTTGCTGGATCAGCTAAAGAGGCGAATCCTATATTCAGCGATTATCACGGCCTATTACACATCCGGAAGTTGGGAGCGCTGAATTCCTTGGCACCCCATTACCCAGAATCCGTGGATCTTGCTTTTAAGCTTCGTCGGAAAAAATTCGTTGTTGAG GTGCTACATCTACCTCCGGAATTGCCAGGTACTGCTCAAAGGGAACAAGACGAAATTGTGCCATTAGCTAGGGACTGTAGCAGTGGGGCAAGAAAAAGTCGATTGGACTTTTGA